Proteins from a single region of Procambarus clarkii isolate CNS0578487 chromosome 32, FALCON_Pclarkii_2.0, whole genome shotgun sequence:
- the LOC138370423 gene encoding craniofacial development protein 2-like has translation MVILINAYAPRPTSTEAKDTFYDDLGLTLRDIPQQEPVFLLVDFNARVGSDHSSWPSCLGQLGFGKLNDNGQRLLEFFSLHDLCITNSFFNTKPQHKVSWRHPRSKHWHQLDLVLTGRSNLRNVKLTHSFQSADCDTDHSLVVCRVNFQPRKIHRAKKEEDHALM, from the coding sequence atggtcaTCCTCATCAACGCCTACGCACCAAGACCGAcctctaccgaagcgaaggacacgttctatgatgacctcggcctaactctcagagacatacctcaacaagaaccagtcttcctcctggtagactttaatgcaagagttggttctgatcacagctcttggccttcctgcctgggtCAGTTAGGATTTGGGAAGTTGAATGATAAtgggcagcgcctcctggagttctTCTCTCttcatgatctctgcatcaccaattccttcttcaacaccaagccccagcacaaggtttcctggagacaccccaggtctaagcattggcatCAACTTGACCTGGTGCTTACGGGGCGTAGCAATCTAAGAAACGTCAAATTGACCCacagcttccagagcgcagattgtgacaccgaccactctctcgtcgtttgcCGAGTAAATttccagccccggaaaatccacagagcaaagaaggaggaAGACCACGCATTAATGTAA